A part of Candidatus Krumholzibacteriia bacterium genomic DNA contains:
- a CDS encoding MFS transporter translates to MSDRESTSHAIGAASLCAALLIAQQVGAKTTRDTLFLENFDVSLLPRTLAAAAVVTVVFVLGAGRLIARFGPARVVPAALVASGVLQLGVFAWARVAPAPAAVGYYLLVAATGALLVSGFWSVVNERFDPRTARRSAGRIGTGATFGGLAGGVVALVAGHAVGAQWLLVLLAALHLVAAVVVHRFGRSGSTSADEENEPGPVGQGWQVLRRQGFVRDLAVIVILLTAGAACLDYVFKDFAQQRFGDGTQAIGLVTFFGAFHTGSALLTFLLQSAFAPVLLRHAGLARTLATLPAGLALGAVTLLLVPLWPVAAIARAAESGLRSSLFRSAYEPLYTPLAPDEKRASKSLIDVGGERFGDALGALTVQVLLLALPVTAPGETLHTILLATTAITGVLGLLMAVRLHRGYIDALERSLMRQHVKLELDEVVDTATRTMVLRTRPADPDPATEPEPPRPSPPTEDPVLKTVEGLRNRDAKVVVRTLAASTPLAPELVGHVVPLLAWDAVAETAIESLRHTGPRATGPLLSALLDEAEDFSVRRRAPRALPDHHEPWVREALLRGLEADRFEIRFQCGQALARHHVHDGTAVARDRIMDHVRREVAVPDTLWRSHRLLDGQDRGPRFVDSPAVRKAPAGLRHVFCLLGLVLPHEALGLCLEGILTRDPQLRGTALEYLDGVLPADVRQQLWPKLEVAERTPRPAAADPDSALRTLMGSRERIRTLLSTQSDESTEPPQS, encoded by the coding sequence ATGAGCGACCGCGAGTCCACTTCCCACGCGATCGGTGCCGCCAGTCTGTGCGCGGCGCTGTTGATCGCGCAGCAGGTGGGCGCGAAGACCACGCGCGACACGCTGTTCCTCGAGAACTTCGACGTGTCGCTGCTGCCCCGCACCCTGGCTGCGGCGGCGGTGGTCACGGTGGTGTTCGTGCTCGGGGCCGGCCGTCTGATCGCCCGCTTCGGTCCGGCACGCGTGGTGCCGGCCGCATTGGTCGCGAGCGGTGTCCTGCAGCTCGGGGTCTTCGCATGGGCCCGCGTGGCTCCCGCCCCGGCCGCGGTGGGCTACTACCTGTTGGTGGCCGCGACGGGGGCGCTCCTGGTCTCGGGCTTCTGGTCGGTCGTGAACGAGCGCTTCGATCCCCGCACGGCGCGCCGGAGCGCGGGGCGTATCGGCACCGGCGCGACCTTCGGTGGTCTGGCGGGGGGCGTGGTCGCACTCGTAGCGGGCCACGCCGTCGGCGCCCAGTGGTTGCTGGTGCTGCTCGCCGCGCTGCACCTGGTGGCCGCGGTGGTCGTGCATCGTTTCGGGCGCTCGGGCTCGACCTCGGCCGACGAGGAGAACGAGCCGGGCCCGGTCGGCCAGGGCTGGCAGGTGCTGCGGCGGCAGGGTTTCGTGCGAGACCTCGCCGTGATCGTGATCCTTCTCACCGCGGGTGCGGCCTGCCTCGACTACGTCTTCAAGGACTTCGCCCAGCAGCGTTTCGGCGACGGGACACAGGCCATCGGACTGGTCACGTTCTTCGGCGCCTTCCACACCGGGAGCGCCCTGCTGACCTTCCTGCTGCAATCGGCCTTCGCGCCGGTGCTCCTGCGCCACGCCGGACTGGCCCGGACCCTGGCCACGCTGCCCGCCGGGCTCGCTCTGGGAGCGGTCACGCTCCTGCTGGTGCCCCTGTGGCCGGTGGCGGCGATCGCACGGGCGGCCGAGAGCGGACTGCGCAGCTCTCTCTTCCGTTCGGCCTACGAGCCGCTCTACACGCCGCTCGCGCCCGACGAGAAGCGCGCCTCGAAGAGTCTGATCGACGTGGGCGGGGAACGCTTCGGCGATGCTCTCGGCGCACTGACGGTCCAGGTCCTGCTCTTGGCCCTTCCCGTGACGGCTCCCGGCGAGACCCTGCACACGATTCTGCTGGCGACGACCGCGATCACCGGCGTCCTCGGTCTGCTGATGGCCGTGCGCCTGCACCGTGGCTACATCGACGCGCTCGAACGCAGCCTGATGCGGCAACACGTGAAGCTGGAGCTCGACGAGGTCGTCGACACCGCCACGCGCACCATGGTCCTGCGGACCCGTCCGGCCGATCCGGACCCCGCGACCGAACCCGAGCCGCCCCGCCCCTCCCCGCCGACCGAGGACCCGGTCCTGAAGACCGTGGAAGGTCTGCGCAATCGCGACGCGAAGGTCGTCGTCCGCACGCTCGCGGCCTCGACACCGCTCGCGCCGGAGCTGGTCGGCCACGTGGTTCCGCTCCTCGCGTGGGACGCCGTGGCCGAGACCGCCATCGAGAGCCTGCGCCACACCGGTCCGCGCGCCACCGGACCCCTGCTGTCCGCACTGCTCGACGAGGCCGAGGACTTCAGCGTCCGGCGTCGGGCGCCCCGCGCACTTCCCGATCATCACGAACCGTGGGTCCGCGAGGCGCTGCTGCGTGGTCTGGAGGCCGACCGCTTCGAGATCCGCTTCCAGTGCGGACAGGCCCTGGCACGTCATCACGTCCACGACGGAACCGCCGTCGCGCGCGACCGGATCATGGACCACGTGCGACGCGAGGTGGCCGTTCCCGACACCCTGTGGCGCTCCCACCGTCTGCTCGACGGTCAGGACCGCGGACCGCGGTTCGTCGACTCGCCCGCGGTGCGCAAGGCCCCCGCGGGACTCCGACACGTGTTCTGTCTGTTGGGACTGGTCCTGCCGCACGAGGCCCTGGGCCTGTGCCTCGAAGGCATTCTCACGCGGGATCCCCAGCTCCGGGGAACCGCGCTGGAATACCTCGACGGCGTCCTGCCCGCCGACGTCCGCCAACAGCTGTGGCCCAAGCTGGAGGTCGCCGAGCGAACACCGCGACCGGCGGCCGCCGATCCGGACTCGGCCCTGCGGACCCTCATGGGCTCACGGGAGCGGATCCGCACCCTGCTCTCGACGCAGAGCGACGAGAGCACCGAACCGCCTCAGTCCTGA
- the egtD gene encoding L-histidine N(alpha)-methyltransferase, translated as MDESAAPSLLDLHPSTGSFLDDVRAGLESDPRTLPCKYFYDAKGSRLFDRITELDEYYPARTEVAILESNMDDIVESLEDDPLVIEFGSGNSSKTRLLLDHLPEAAGYVPVDISRDHLVDAAARLQGRYPDLEILPVCADFTEPIPIPEPKHRPGHRVVFFPGSTIGNFTRDEAEHFLRTVTEDCGDDGGLLVGVDLKKDPRRLERAYDDREGVTAAFNLNLLDRINRELGADFDVDAFRHRAIWNADLGRVEMHLESLRDQEVRLDGRTYRFAAGDTIHTENSHKYEVDEFAAMARAAGLRLAKVWTDPDEQFSVHLYWVDRAAA; from the coding sequence ATGGACGAATCGGCCGCCCCTTCCCTGCTCGACCTGCATCCCTCGACGGGGAGTTTCCTCGACGACGTCCGCGCGGGGCTCGAGTCCGATCCCCGGACCCTTCCGTGCAAGTACTTCTACGACGCGAAGGGTTCGCGCCTCTTCGACCGCATCACCGAGCTCGACGAGTACTACCCGGCACGGACCGAGGTCGCGATCCTCGAGTCGAACATGGACGACATCGTCGAGAGTCTCGAGGACGACCCGCTCGTGATCGAATTCGGCAGCGGGAACAGCTCGAAGACGCGCCTGCTGCTCGACCACCTTCCCGAGGCGGCCGGCTACGTTCCCGTGGACATCTCTCGGGACCATCTCGTCGACGCGGCGGCCCGGTTGCAGGGACGGTATCCCGACCTGGAGATCCTGCCGGTCTGTGCCGACTTCACCGAACCGATTCCGATCCCGGAACCGAAGCACCGGCCCGGCCACCGGGTGGTCTTCTTCCCGGGCTCGACCATCGGCAACTTCACGCGGGACGAGGCCGAGCACTTCCTGCGGACCGTCACCGAGGACTGCGGCGACGACGGCGGCCTGCTGGTCGGGGTCGATCTCAAGAAGGATCCCCGGCGCCTCGAACGGGCCTACGACGACCGGGAGGGCGTCACTGCGGCCTTCAACCTGAACCTGCTCGATCGCATCAACCGGGAGCTCGGCGCCGACTTCGACGTCGACGCCTTTCGTCATCGCGCGATCTGGAACGCGGATCTGGGCCGGGTGGAGATGCATCTCGAGTCGCTGCGCGATCAGGAGGTCCGTCTGGACGGACGGACCTATCGTTTCGCGGCGGGTGACACGATCCACACCGAGAATTCGCACAAGTACGAGGTGGACGAGTTCGCGGCCATGGCGCGCGCCGCGGGACTCCGGCTGGCGAAGGTGTGGACCGACCCCGACGAGCAGTTCAGCGTGCACCTGTACTGGGTCGACCGGGCGGCGGCCTGA